From the genome of Armatimonadota bacterium, one region includes:
- a CDS encoding DUF4115 domain-containing protein: protein MRRWLPTLPSWRPTHRWPRRWPWRSPTRAGTRGTEKENKDNVTTSPRLQDQHDAAQIGATLRSARAARGISLAELHARTKISTGYLVALEEGRLGALPPVAFTRGFLRTVAGELGVDPEPLVRSLNAAMAAEGAERPEGWQRMGSAIVTVAATSPLKRRAISLVLVALLVFLATVVLMTLQLREFAQPVPSAAPPDGAATPAAPAPSPVSPPEVGPREAQPPSGATPADREVTVEVRATGRSWLLVQAGRGTLFEGFINAGGVMRWQSRTPISLRAGNAGAVTLVVNGSALGTYGRPGEVVDRTFQPGAPP from the coding sequence GTGAGGCGTTGGCTGCCAACCTTGCCGTCCTGGAGGCCAACGCATCGCTGGCCGCGGCGGTGGCCGTGGAGATCTCCCACCCGGGCAGGGACGCGCGGCACGGAAAAGGAAAACAAGGATAACGTGACAACGTCGCCGCGGCTCCAGGACCAGCACGACGCCGCCCAAATCGGCGCCACCCTGCGGTCAGCACGCGCGGCCCGCGGCATCTCCCTGGCCGAGCTGCACGCCCGCACGAAGATCAGCACCGGCTACCTTGTCGCGCTCGAGGAAGGGCGCCTGGGCGCGCTGCCTCCTGTGGCGTTCACCCGCGGGTTCCTGCGGACCGTGGCAGGCGAGCTGGGCGTGGATCCCGAGCCCCTGGTACGGAGTCTCAACGCGGCCATGGCAGCGGAGGGAGCAGAACGGCCGGAGGGCTGGCAGCGCATGGGATCGGCTATCGTTACGGTGGCAGCGACGTCGCCGCTGAAGCGGCGCGCGATCTCCCTCGTGCTCGTGGCGCTCCTTGTCTTTCTCGCAACGGTCGTTCTCATGACCCTGCAGCTGCGGGAGTTCGCGCAGCCCGTGCCGTCGGCCGCCCCGCCGGATGGCGCAGCCACGCCGGCGGCCCCGGCTCCATCCCCGGTTTCCCCTCCGGAGGTGGGGCCACGAGAGGCGCAGCCACCATCCGGCGCCACGCCCGCGGACCGGGAAGTGACGGTCGAGGTGCGGGCGACGGGCCGATCCTGGCTGCTCGTTCAGGCCGGGAGGGGGACCCTCTTCGAAGGGTTCATCAATGCCGGAGGCGTGATGCGGTGGCAGAGCCGAACCCCGATCTCGCTCCGCGCGGGCAACGCCGGCGCCGTTACCCTGGTTGTGAACGGATCTGCACTCGGAACCTACGGGCGGCCGGGTGAGGTTGTGGATCGAACCTTCCAGCCGGGCGCACCTCCGTGA
- a CDS encoding MBL fold metallo-hydrolase, with protein MILIRRYGPVTQIRMARALARRPLYWTCAYHVDGLLIDTGCVHTAGELAAALDGSGLTQLVNTHHHEDHVGGNAAIGARFGVQAHIHPLGIERLRHPDAHLPLYRRVVWGRPAPYDPLPLGDSVATDRYSFHVLHAPGHSTDQVVLFEEREGWLFSADLFLGERVKYLRRDERLGDSLESLRRVAALPVTRLFCGLGAVMDDGRGALRGKLAYWEEVCQRVVGLRAAGMSAAEIRRSILGAEGFMRWISSGDFCKQYLVDQVLSIGARGSSQGPPGQRDA; from the coding sequence GTGATACTGATCCGCCGGTACGGACCCGTGACCCAGATCCGCATGGCGCGGGCCCTGGCCAGGCGGCCCCTCTACTGGACGTGCGCCTATCACGTGGACGGCCTGCTGATTGACACGGGCTGCGTGCATACGGCCGGTGAGCTCGCGGCGGCGCTGGACGGAAGCGGCCTCACGCAACTGGTCAACACGCACCATCACGAGGATCACGTCGGAGGGAACGCGGCGATAGGCGCACGTTTCGGGGTCCAGGCACACATCCATCCACTGGGGATCGAGCGGTTGCGGCACCCGGATGCGCACCTCCCGCTCTATCGGCGGGTGGTGTGGGGGAGGCCGGCCCCATACGATCCCCTTCCGCTGGGAGACAGCGTTGCCACAGACCGGTACTCCTTTCACGTCCTCCATGCGCCCGGACACAGCACCGACCAGGTGGTGCTGTTCGAGGAGCGGGAGGGCTGGCTGTTCAGTGCCGACCTGTTCCTGGGTGAGCGGGTCAAGTACCTGCGACGGGACGAGCGGCTGGGCGATAGTCTTGAATCGCTGCGCCGCGTCGCCGCCCTCCCGGTCACCCGGCTGTTCTGCGGCCTCGGCGCGGTGATGGACGACGGCCGAGGAGCCCTGCGCGGCAAGCTTGCCTATTGGGAGGAGGTCTGCCAGCGGGTTGTGGGGCTGCGCGCCGCCGGCATGTCCGCGGCCGAGATAAGGCGCTCCATTCTTGGAGCCGAAGGATTCATGCGGTGGATCAGCTCGGGCGACTTCTGCAAGCAGTACCTGGTGGACCAGGTGCTTTCAATCGGTGCCCGGGGTTCATCTCAGGGACCGCCCGGCCAACGAGACGCATGA
- a CDS encoding pseudouridine-5'-phosphate glycosidase → MTPPASSWIRIAPEITAALDAGGGVVALESAVLSHGLPQAQGRALARRLDGTVRIAGAVPALVAVREGRVEVGVDPSDVGFLFDAGVVKISSRDLGAAVALRQSGGTTVAGTLVAAHAAGIRVMATGGIGGVHIGAEASRDISADLLALSRFPLVVVCAGPKAICDPHWTWEALDTLGVSVVGFRTDTLPAFLARSTGIAVSCRVETARDVAAIAKSKAEMRDPSALLVVQPPPPEVAMDGQGLSRAVTTALERARAAAVGGAALTPYLLREIAEVTEGEALAANLAVLEANASLAAAVAVEISHPGRDARHGKGKQG, encoded by the coding sequence ATGACCCCGCCCGCATCCTCCTGGATTCGCATCGCGCCGGAGATCACCGCCGCCCTCGACGCAGGCGGAGGGGTGGTGGCTCTTGAGAGCGCTGTGCTCTCGCACGGCCTGCCGCAGGCGCAGGGCCGCGCGCTGGCCCGTCGCCTAGATGGGACTGTTCGGATCGCTGGAGCGGTTCCTGCCCTGGTCGCGGTACGAGAGGGCCGCGTGGAGGTCGGGGTTGATCCTTCCGACGTAGGGTTTCTGTTCGATGCGGGCGTCGTGAAGATCTCCTCGCGTGACCTGGGTGCGGCCGTTGCGCTGCGGCAGTCCGGCGGCACAACGGTGGCCGGCACCCTTGTTGCCGCCCATGCCGCGGGCATCCGGGTGATGGCCACCGGTGGGATCGGTGGGGTTCACATCGGGGCCGAGGCCAGCCGGGACATCTCGGCGGACTTGCTTGCGCTGAGCCGCTTTCCGCTGGTCGTCGTGTGCGCGGGACCCAAGGCGATCTGCGATCCCCACTGGACCTGGGAGGCCCTGGACACCCTGGGTGTCTCAGTTGTCGGCTTTCGCACCGATACGCTGCCCGCGTTCCTGGCGCGCTCCACAGGCATCGCGGTGTCATGCCGCGTCGAGACCGCCCGCGATGTGGCCGCGATCGCGAAGTCCAAGGCAGAGATGCGCGATCCGTCGGCGCTGCTCGTGGTGCAGCCCCCTCCTCCGGAGGTCGCGATGGATGGGCAGGGGCTGTCCCGCGCTGTCACCACGGCTCTGGAGCGGGCCAGGGCCGCGGCGGTGGGCGGCGCAGCCCTGACCCCCTATCTGCTGAGGGAGATCGCCGAGGTCACGGAAGGTGAGGCGTTGGCTGCCAACCTTGCCGTCCTGGAGGCCAACGCATCGCTGGCCGCGGCGGTGGCCGTGGAGATCTCCCACCCGGGCAGGGACGCGCGGCACGGAAAAGGAAAACAAGGATAA
- a CDS encoding competence/damage-inducible protein A, protein MRAELISVGTELLLGQITDTNATYLARLLASYGVDVLAKQTVGDNLERVRAAVSLALTRSDLVITTGGLGPTEDDLTAEAVALAAGLPMVRHEETADRIAGFFARRGRTPVASVFRQAQIPSGAQVIPNRRGTAPGLLVPIGQQVVFMFPGVPAEMEALVADGLVPWLAERVGDQVIRSRVLRIAGMGESLVEERVRDLVHGANPTVAPLAKLGEVHLRITAKGPPATASALIDQAEAGLRERLGDAVFGVDDETLQAAVARLLIERGLTLAIAESCTAGVLASRLTEIPGSSAFMLAGFVAYSNEAKVRDLGVEAETIAAHGAVSAEVAGAMAEGARARARARVGVAVTGIAGPDGGTPAKPVGLVYLATATDAGTRTEEVRFGAEAGRAGIRHLAAQAALNLIRLSVLER, encoded by the coding sequence ATGCGCGCTGAGTTGATCTCCGTTGGTACCGAGCTGCTCCTCGGGCAGATCACCGACACAAACGCGACCTATCTGGCGAGGCTCCTGGCATCTTATGGCGTGGACGTGCTCGCGAAGCAGACCGTGGGCGACAACCTTGAGCGCGTCCGCGCGGCCGTGAGCCTCGCGTTGACACGGTCGGATCTTGTGATCACGACAGGAGGCCTGGGGCCCACCGAGGACGACCTTACGGCCGAGGCAGTGGCGCTCGCCGCAGGGCTGCCGATGGTCCGCCACGAGGAGACCGCCGACCGTATCGCCGGCTTCTTCGCCAGGCGCGGCCGAACGCCCGTGGCCTCGGTCTTTCGGCAGGCCCAGATACCATCTGGGGCGCAGGTCATTCCAAACCGAAGAGGCACCGCGCCGGGCCTGCTCGTTCCTATCGGCCAGCAGGTGGTCTTCATGTTTCCCGGTGTGCCGGCGGAGATGGAGGCGCTGGTCGCCGATGGGCTGGTGCCCTGGCTGGCTGAGCGCGTTGGAGATCAGGTCATCCGGTCGCGCGTGCTGCGCATCGCCGGCATGGGTGAGTCGCTGGTCGAGGAACGGGTTCGGGACCTCGTGCACGGCGCCAACCCAACGGTGGCGCCGCTTGCCAAGTTGGGGGAGGTTCACCTGCGGATCACGGCCAAGGGTCCGCCCGCCACGGCATCCGCCCTGATAGACCAGGCCGAAGCCGGGCTCAGGGAGAGACTTGGGGATGCGGTCTTCGGCGTGGACGACGAGACGCTGCAGGCCGCGGTAGCCCGGCTCCTGATTGAGCGAGGACTGACCCTGGCGATCGCGGAGTCGTGCACGGCAGGCGTGCTGGCCTCGCGCCTGACCGAGATCCCGGGCAGCTCGGCGTTCATGCTGGCCGGGTTTGTGGCCTACAGCAACGAGGCGAAAGTACGTGATCTCGGCGTGGAGGCAGAGACCATCGCCGCGCACGGCGCTGTCAGCGCCGAGGTGGCCGGGGCGATGGCCGAGGGCGCCCGGGCGCGGGCGCGAGCCCGCGTCGGCGTGGCCGTCACGGGCATAGCCGGGCCCGACGGCGGCACGCCGGCCAAGCCGGTCGGGCTGGTGTATCTCGCCACTGCAACGGACGCCGGCACGCGCACCGAGGAGGTTCGCTTCGGCGCCGAGGCCGGCAGAGCAGGAATACGCCACCTGGCCGCACAGGCCGCGCTCAACCTCATCCGGCTTT
- a CDS encoding ABC transporter permease — MLAALLNVALLASAVRLTVPILLTALGAVYSERGGVVNIGLEGIMIMGTFFGASVTHLVATILPVHGSEAGATHAIAPVAGMLAAMAAGVLFSLVHAVVAVTFRVNQIISGVVLNLLAVGLARFLNILFFGVATQSPGINGFEPWSVPVLRDVPALAPLATGISPVIPSALVLLGLGHWVLLRTVFGLRLRAVGEHPLAADTLGINVTVMRYAGVLISGALAGLAGGYLSIEQGRGYLEGMTQGRGFIALAAMIFGNWWPVGALGASALFGYFDALSLRVVHTRIPYQFITVLPHIATIFVLAGFMRRAVPPAADGIPYTKEEA; from the coding sequence CTGCTGGCCGCCCTCCTGAACGTGGCGCTGCTGGCCTCGGCGGTGCGATTGACGGTGCCCATTCTCCTAACCGCCCTGGGAGCAGTCTACTCCGAGCGTGGCGGCGTCGTGAACATCGGGCTGGAAGGCATCATGATAATGGGCACGTTCTTCGGCGCCTCGGTGACGCACCTGGTCGCCACGATCCTCCCCGTCCATGGGTCCGAGGCCGGCGCCACGCACGCAATCGCGCCCGTGGCCGGCATGCTGGCGGCGATGGCCGCCGGCGTGTTGTTCTCGCTCGTCCACGCCGTCGTGGCTGTGACATTCCGCGTGAACCAGATCATCAGCGGCGTGGTGTTGAACCTGCTGGCGGTTGGACTGGCACGGTTCCTGAACATCCTCTTCTTCGGCGTGGCCACGCAATCCCCCGGCATCAACGGGTTCGAGCCGTGGAGCGTGCCCGTACTGCGCGACGTGCCGGCCCTGGCTCCGCTTGCCACCGGCATCTCGCCGGTAATCCCGTCTGCACTGGTCCTCCTGGGGCTCGGCCACTGGGTGCTGCTGCGCACCGTATTTGGGCTGCGCCTGCGGGCGGTTGGCGAGCACCCGCTGGCGGCGGATACCCTTGGGATCAACGTGACGGTGATGCGCTACGCGGGCGTGCTCATAAGCGGCGCCCTGGCAGGACTGGCCGGCGGGTATCTGTCGATCGAGCAGGGCCGGGGCTACCTGGAAGGGATGACGCAGGGCCGTGGTTTCATCGCGCTGGCCGCGATGATCTTCGGCAACTGGTGGCCGGTGGGCGCCCTGGGGGCCTCGGCGTTGTTTGGGTACTTCGACGCGCTCAGCCTGCGCGTCGTGCACACGCGTATCCCCTACCAGTTCATCACCGTGCTGCCGCACATCGCGACCATCTTTGTGCTGGCCGGCTTCATGCGGAGGGCTGTGCCTCCGGCCGCGGACGGCATCCCGTACACCAAGGAGGAGGCGTAA